Part of the Candidatus Aenigmatarchaeota archaeon genome, TTACAGAAACTACCCTACATGCCACATCATCTATAAGAACAAAACCTCCCTTCTTAAGGTTTTTTATTACTGTTTCTCCCATTCTATTCCCTCAATATTCTTTTTTAAAAAAATAAAAAACTATCTGCATGCTATTCTAATATCACTTGCTTTTACAGTGACCCTACCGGCATGCCTACAAGCAGCAACTGCATCAGCGGCTATTGCATCAGCTGCTTCTAAGACCGCCTCCTTTAAAGCTTCTAATGCTGATACTGATACCCTCTTGACACCAGCTTCCTTTGCTATTGTTTCCAAGGGTGCGAGTGGAAAATCCCTAACCATTAAAACACCTCCATTTAATTATAGGAATTAGGATTTAAGTTGTTGTATGCTTATATTTGAAATTCTCTATCATCCCCATAAGTTTTGGAATATTTTTATCCATCAATTTTTTCCCATTATTGATGGTTTCTTCGGCTATTTTCCTAGAACCAAAACTAAATGTCCCAACTTTGCTAACATCAGGTTCTATTCTAAGAAAATCTGGGTTTCTCTCAAACTGAAGGTTTGCCAATTGTCTTTGCATTAACCTTAGTGATATGTAGACATTTTCCTTTATACCAAATTTACCAGATCTTTTAATTTCTGAAATCAATACTTTGGATTTGGTTAAATCAACACCTATGTTTACTTCTCCACCCATTTTTTTTACTATTTCAAGGGATATGGGTTCTATAACTCCCCCATCAACCAAATATTTCCCCTTATAAAAAACTGGTTTAAAGATACCAGGAATGGCTATACTAGCCATTATAGCTCTTGTG contains:
- a CDS encoding NFYB/HAP3 family transcription factor subunit, with the protein product MVRDFPLAPLETIAKEAGVKRVSVSALEALKEAVLEAADAIAADAVAACRHAGRVTVKASDIRIACR
- a CDS encoding patatin-like phospholipase family protein, with the translated sequence MEPKIGLALSGGGAKGFAHVGVLKSLEENGIKVDIISGVSAGALVGGWYSSGVSVEEIEDICYSTDFKSFIKLMFDPARGGGLVAGRRIKKFIYEKLEEKKIEKFRIKYCATAVDIKTGEIFYFTKGDATRAIMASIAIPGIFKPVFYKGKYLVDGGVIEPISLEIVKKMGGEVNIGVDLTKSKVLISEIKRSGKFGIKENVYISLRLMQRQLANLQFERNPDFLRIEPDVSKVGTFSFGSRKIAEETINNGKKLMDKNIPKLMGMIENFKYKHTTT